From a region of the Synechococcus sp. RS9916 genome:
- a CDS encoding calcium-binding protein produces MPFTFLNFNQKLFFGDSQDDAVLSLGSSKVINLGGGNNTIYSFGTNNTATSGSGDDRFYMIGGDQTIVSTGGDNTAITSSGDDRIIFSNQIGGNDYVRSGSGEDVIYTSGGDDEVHSGADNDQVYLGSGNDTAYLGSGDDVAYAGTGTDLIDGEDGNDTISGLHSKGNKTFFGRAGDDTLTGGVHNDYLDGGADADVLTGNEGFNIYWGGDDADVFRIGRGVDLIEDFNLAEGDTIEMVEPIASICASVSAHVVNYSGTLVNGQSISGSIVCETENQARDFYFNWMPQAS; encoded by the coding sequence ATGCCCTTCACGTTCCTGAACTTCAACCAAAAGCTCTTCTTCGGCGACAGCCAAGACGATGCCGTGCTCAGCTTGGGTAGCAGCAAAGTCATCAATCTTGGTGGTGGCAACAACACGATTTACAGCTTCGGAACCAACAACACAGCCACCTCAGGAAGCGGAGACGATCGCTTCTACATGATTGGCGGCGACCAAACCATTGTCTCCACGGGTGGAGACAACACAGCCATCACCAGCAGTGGCGATGACCGCATCATTTTTTCAAACCAAATCGGAGGAAACGATTACGTCCGCAGCGGCAGCGGAGAAGACGTGATTTACACCTCCGGTGGCGATGACGAAGTGCATTCCGGGGCCGACAATGACCAGGTCTACCTGGGCTCCGGCAACGACACGGCCTATCTGGGCAGTGGCGACGACGTTGCCTATGCAGGTACAGGCACTGATCTCATCGATGGCGAAGACGGCAACGACACCATTTCCGGCCTGCACAGCAAAGGCAACAAAACCTTCTTTGGAAGAGCCGGTGATGACACCCTGACCGGCGGCGTTCACAACGACTACCTCGATGGTGGTGCCGACGCTGACGTGCTGACCGGCAACGAAGGCTTCAACATCTACTGGGGTGGCGATGACGCCGATGTGTTCCGCATCGGCCGCGGCGTTGACCTGATCGAAGACTTCAACCTTGCTGAAGGCGACACCATTGAGATGGTCGAGCCCATTGCTTCCATCTGTGCCTCCGTCAGCGCCCATGTTGTGAACTACTCAGGGACGCTCGTCAACGGTCAAAGCATCAGCGGCAGCATCGTCTGCGAAACCGAAAACCAGGCGCGCGACTTCTATTTCAACTGGATGCCCCAAGCCAGCTGA
- a CDS encoding tyrosine-type recombinase/integrase — protein sequence MPSFLARTDVEIRAARGEQISPEESLIRQGQQPMDPHEMVTQAARGLSDYIEVDGQWVENPEFVRLYELAQSVQKGKTKELLSTDSLLTIRRLDREPSPRTFEGWDKALRAFMAHSGKARPGLCTKADALAYKDYLLARMSRNSAKTQVAYLSGLWTTLVEREGCEHIFKGLPKTLTATTKQAALQETEAKRNRSFEPTTPIGEWEGSAYVDVFKLLYYTGCRLGEIAGLSGEDIHEDFISVAWSDERSLKTAHSVRDIPIHQELTACIENLRGKKGLIWPQLRTTSEVGGIEVVRWGHNLSKPCRKVTGLKPKDFRDRFATQLREHDFNQVNIERLMGHSAVDTNSSYGGRNWDRYVAMINSIS from the coding sequence GTGCCGAGCTTCCTAGCTCGCACTGATGTTGAGATAAGGGCTGCGAGAGGGGAGCAGATAAGCCCTGAGGAATCACTCATCAGGCAAGGGCAGCAGCCGATGGATCCCCACGAGATGGTCACACAAGCCGCTCGAGGGCTCTCTGACTACATCGAGGTGGATGGCCAGTGGGTTGAGAACCCTGAGTTTGTTCGTCTGTATGAGTTGGCCCAGAGCGTCCAGAAGGGAAAGACCAAGGAACTGCTCAGCACAGACTCCCTCCTGACTATCCGCAGGCTGGATAGGGAGCCATCACCCAGAACATTTGAGGGATGGGACAAGGCACTGAGGGCCTTCATGGCTCACTCAGGCAAGGCACGACCGGGTCTGTGTACCAAGGCTGATGCGTTGGCTTACAAGGATTACCTGCTGGCTCGTATGAGCAGGAACAGTGCAAAGACACAGGTCGCCTACCTCAGTGGTCTTTGGACAACTCTTGTAGAGAGGGAAGGCTGCGAACACATCTTCAAAGGACTCCCCAAGACGCTCACAGCAACCACCAAGCAGGCAGCACTGCAAGAAACAGAGGCCAAGAGGAATAGAAGCTTTGAACCAACCACACCTATCGGGGAATGGGAGGGCTCTGCCTATGTCGATGTCTTCAAGCTGCTCTATTACACCGGCTGCAGGTTGGGTGAGATTGCTGGCCTATCTGGGGAAGATATCCATGAGGACTTCATCTCTGTTGCCTGGTCTGATGAGCGGTCACTGAAGACAGCACACAGCGTTAGGGACATCCCAATCCATCAAGAGCTAACTGCCTGCATTGAGAACCTTCGAGGTAAGAAGGGATTGATCTGGCCTCAGCTGCGAACCACGTCAGAGGTTGGTGGTATTGAAGTAGTTAGGTGGGGTCACAACCTCAGCAAGCCATGCAGGAAGGTGACAGGTCTGAAGCCAAAGGACTTCCGAGACAGATTTGCTACTCAACTGCGTGAGCATGACTTCAACCAAGTCAATATCGAGAGGCTGATGGGTCACTCAGCAGTGGACACGAACAGCAGCTATGGCGGTAGGAACTGGGACAGGTATGTGGCGATGATCAACTCAATTAGCTAA
- a CDS encoding Nif11-like leader peptide family natural product precursor, whose product MQKRLEAFLEKVKADTSLQEKLKAAADTNAVVAIAKDAGFSISADDLTKAQPTLSEEELEGVAGGVACTPDSQKYVPTFPDESVVNIQFCDD is encoded by the coding sequence ATGCAGAAGCGGCTCGAGGCTTTCCTAGAGAAGGTCAAAGCAGACACCAGCCTTCAGGAAAAGCTGAAAGCAGCTGCTGATACCAATGCTGTTGTTGCGATTGCGAAAGATGCAGGGTTTAGCATCTCTGCTGATGATCTAACTAAAGCTCAACCCACACTTTCAGAAGAAGAGCTAGAAGGCGTAGCTGGCGGGGTCGCGTGTACCCCAGACTCGCAGAAATATGTCCCTACTTTCCCAGATGAATCTGTGGTGAATATTCAATTTTGCGATGACTGA
- a CDS encoding Nif11-like leader peptide family natural product precursor has product MSEEQLKAFLEKVKGDLNLQERLKATKSQDEVVSIAKEHGHKFEAEHINQLSEEELEGVAGGAQWIEMRCMGQTKMTGALCNANGK; this is encoded by the coding sequence ATGTCAGAAGAGCAACTCAAGGCGTTCCTAGAGAAGGTCAAAGGCGACCTCAATCTCCAAGAACGACTCAAGGCGACAAAGTCACAGGATGAGGTGGTGTCTATTGCTAAGGAGCACGGTCACAAATTTGAAGCCGAACACATCAACCAACTCAGTGAAGAGGAGTTGGAAGGCGTGGCTGGCGGAGCTCAGTGGATTGAAATGCGCTGTATGGGGCAAACGAAAATGACGGGAGCTTTGTGCAATGCTAATGGAAAGTAG
- a CDS encoding type VI secretion system tube protein Hcp yields the protein MADPKNTEDQELSLDQLKNAAGGAAYIKFEGIQGEATDKSHLRSVNLDSFEHAISDPKLDLDKISTKSNLGKSASL from the coding sequence ATGGCTGACCCCAAGAACACAGAAGACCAAGAACTGAGCCTGGATCAGCTGAAGAATGCTGCTGGTGGTGCTGCCTATATAAAGTTCGAAGGGATTCAAGGCGAAGCCACTGACAAGAGTCATTTAAGGAGCGTGAACCTTGATTCTTTCGAGCACGCCATCAGTGATCCCAAACTCGATCTAGACAAAATTTCTACCAAGTCAAACCTCGGCAAAAGTGCCTCGCTTTAG
- a CDS encoding Nif11-like leader peptide family natural product precursor, with product MSEEQLKAFLEILKNDTSLQEKLKAAADADAVLAIAKEAGFIVSPDDLFKAQSELSDQDMEGVAGGSSINNTCNTLWCGCPRNTRTDPGCNITRGNPQGC from the coding sequence ATGTCAGAAGAGCAACTCAAGGCTTTCCTTGAAATACTCAAAAATGATACCAGTCTTCAGGAGAAGCTGAAAGCAGCTGCAGATGCCGACGCAGTTCTTGCGATTGCTAAAGAGGCTGGTTTTATAGTTTCTCCTGATGATCTATTTAAGGCTCAATCAGAGCTTTCAGATCAAGACATGGAGGGAGTGGCTGGCGGAAGCTCAATAAACAATACTTGCAATACCCTATGGTGTGGATGCCCTAGAAACACCAGAACCGATCCTGGTTGTAACATTACACGAGGGAACCCTCAAGGCTGTTAG
- a CDS encoding Nif11-like leader peptide family natural product precursor: MSKEQLKAFLQKIKGDTNLQDRLKAAKSKDDVVSIAKEHGHEFETVHFDQLSENELEGVAGGGTRCMSLPALGSCYGPKSYADGVCFRR, translated from the coding sequence ATGTCCAAAGAGCAACTCAAAGCATTCCTTCAGAAGATCAAAGGCGACACCAACCTCCAAGACCGACTTAAAGCAGCGAAATCAAAAGACGATGTGGTTTCCATCGCTAAGGAGCATGGTCACGAATTTGAGACCGTGCACTTTGACCAACTCAGTGAAAATGAACTGGAAGGCGTGGCTGGTGGTGGAACTCGGTGCATGTCTTTACCGGCGTTAGGTTCATGCTATGGCCCAAAATCTTACGCTGATGGGGTGTGCTTTAGGCGTTAA